Proteins encoded together in one Gloeothece verrucosa PCC 7822 window:
- a CDS encoding RNA-guided endonuclease InsQ/TnpB family protein, with amino-acid sequence MYLGFKTQLKVTNSDTKTLLAKHAGVARHAWNWGLALTKEILDNNKNNPEAHIKFPTSIDLHKWLVALVKPEYSWYYEVSKCAPQYALKYLREAWGRCFTLKGGSPKFKKKNRDDSFTLDGAITVDNFQIKVPRIGWLKTYERLPQGVKPSSVTISRKADKWFISFKVEIEPKPTEKNFDVLGVDLGIASLATCSNGQVFSGVKAYKKLEKKLTKLQYHNRNKTLLSANWYKSQNRIALLHLRIANTRKDYIHKMTTSIAKNHSKVVIEDLNVKGMLKCGKLAKAISDGAFAEIKRQLVYKCELYGSELILADRWFPSSKTCCVCGSKKESLSLCERVFDCQECHNKIDRDLNAAINLRQCGLGVSPSRATAVAKLGQAVPEVTPVDKKTPKSLVEAGIRTLS; translated from the coding sequence ATGTATTTAGGATTTAAGACCCAGTTAAAAGTAACGAATTCAGATACCAAGACCTTGCTTGCTAAACACGCAGGTGTAGCGCGTCATGCTTGGAACTGGGGTCTAGCTTTGACTAAGGAAATCCTAGATAATAACAAGAATAACCCAGAAGCTCATATTAAATTTCCTACGTCAATTGACCTTCATAAATGGTTAGTTGCTCTGGTTAAACCGGAGTATTCCTGGTACTATGAAGTATCAAAGTGCGCTCCTCAGTACGCTCTGAAATACCTTAGAGAAGCTTGGGGTAGATGTTTTACTTTGAAGGGAGGTTCACCGAAGTTTAAGAAGAAAAATAGAGACGATTCTTTTACTTTAGACGGAGCGATAACCGTTGACAATTTCCAAATAAAAGTTCCTAGAATAGGCTGGTTAAAAACTTATGAAAGGCTGCCCCAAGGTGTTAAACCTTCTTCAGTAACTATAAGTAGAAAGGCCGATAAGTGGTTTATTTCTTTTAAGGTGGAAATAGAACCGAAGCCAACCGAGAAAAACTTTGATGTACTTGGGGTTGACTTAGGTATCGCCAGCCTAGCCACTTGCTCCAACGGACAGGTTTTTTCAGGAGTAAAAGCCTATAAAAAATTGGAGAAAAAGCTAACCAAGTTACAATACCACAACCGTAACAAAACTCTCTTATCAGCTAACTGGTATAAATCTCAAAACCGTATAGCCCTTTTACACCTAAGAATAGCTAACACCAGAAAAGATTACATCCATAAAATGACAACCTCCATAGCTAAAAACCACAGCAAAGTTGTCATAGAAGATCTAAACGTAAAAGGGATGTTAAAATGCGGTAAACTAGCCAAGGCTATTAGTGATGGAGCTTTCGCTGAAATTAAAAGACAGCTAGTTTATAAATGTGAGCTTTACGGCTCAGAATTAATACTAGCTGATAGATGGTTTCCGTCGAGCAAAACTTGCTGTGTTTGTGGCAGTAAAAAAGAAAGTTTAAGCCTCTGTGAACGAGTATTTGATTGTCAAGAATGTCACAACAAAATAGACCGTGATTTAAACGCAGCCATTAATCTGAGGCAGTGCGGTCTTGGGGTCTCCCCAAGTAGAGCAACTGCCGTAGCCAAACTAGGGCAAGCTGTGCCCGAAGTAACGCCTGTGGACAAGAAGACTCCGAAGTCCTTGGTAGAAGCAGGAATTAGAACCTTGTCATAA